Part of the Paenibacillus terrae HPL-003 genome is shown below.
CACTCAGTTCTGTTATCGTTAATCATAAAAAAAAGGATCTCCCAGCTTGCGGGTACAAAATACAAACTTATTTAATAGTTGATTTTGCAAATCCTTAATGTAGTAATTGTATAAATTCAGTATTAAACATCCGGGGATGGGAGTTTAGATATTTATCCGCACAGCGGATTCCTACTCCCTCTCCGCTTCCTGAAATGTGTTGACTTTATAGCTCGCAGCAGCGGAGCAAGGGATTTGAATCCGGAAAAGCAACAGCGATTGTAGGATCAAATCCATTGTGGAGCGTCTCCGCGCTATAACTCACCACATTTCAGGAAGTCTATCCTAATTGTACGTAATTGAGAGGAGGAAGAGCCTATGGCGGATTCACTCGTCATCGTGGAATCGCCTTCCAAGGCGAAGACGATCGGCAAATACTTGGGCAGCAAATATATCGTCAAGGCTTCCATGGGTCATATCAGGGATTTGCCAAAGAGTCAGATCGGCGTAGAGGTCGAAAATGATTTTAATCCCAAATACATTACCATTCGAGGTAAAGGCTCGATTTTGAAAGAATTAAAGGATGCCAGAAAAAAAGTGAAAAAAGTATATCTGGCGGCTGACCCGGATCGCGAAGGCGAAGCTATCGCTTGGCATTTGGCGCATGCGCTGGATCTGGACGATACAGCAGACTGCCGCGTTGTATTTAATGAGATCACAAAGCAGGCCGTCAAGGATGCTTTTAAAACACCACGCAAAATCAATATGGATTTGGTCAATGCCCAACAAGCACGGCGGATCCTCGATCGGCTTGTCGGCTACAAAATCAGTCCATTGCTTTGGAAAAAGGTAAAGAAGGGCTTATCCGCAGGGCGCGTGCAGTCGGTTGCCGTGAAAATTATCCTGGATCGAGAAAACGAGATTAATGAGTTTGTACCGGAAGAGTATTGGACGATCACAGCTAAACTAGCGATTAAGGACAGTACCTTTGAGGCGAAATTCCATCAGCTTCGTGGCGAAAAGAAAGAGCTCTCCAGCGAAGCGGATGTACAAGAAGTGCTGGAGGCTATCGGCAAGTCGTCTTACAAGGTCCGTGATGTGAAAGAGAAAGAGCGCTTGCGCAATCCTTCTCCACCATTCACGACTAGCTCCTTGCAGCAAGAGGCGGCTCGGAAACTCAACTTCCGTGCATCCAAAACAATGTCCGTGGCCCAGCAGCTGTATGAGGGTGTGGACTTGGGCAAGGAAGGAACCGTGGGTCTGATTACGTATATGCGTACGGATTCCACACGAATCGCCGTCTCGGCCCAAGAGGAAGCGAAGGAATTCATTATTCAGAAATATGGTGAAGCTTTTGTACCTGAAAGCCCTCGTCAATATTCCAAAAAAGCTGCCAACGCCCAGGATGCGCATGAAGCGATTCGTCCAACCTCCGCGCTGCGTGATCCAGAAACGGTTAAGCCGTTTATGAGCCGGGACCAGTTCCGTTTGTACAAACTGGTATGGGAGCGTTTTATGGCCAGCCAGATGGCTTCCGCTATTATGGATACCTTGTCCGTTGATATTGAAGCGGGTGAGACCATATTTCGTGCAGCCGGCTCGAAGGTTCGTTTTCCAGGCTTCATGAAAGTGTATGTGGAGGGGAATGACGACGGCAAAACCGAAGAGGATAAGCTGCTGCCGCCCCTTAAATCGGGTGACAAGCTGAAAAAGGAATCGGTTGAGCCGAAGCAGCATTTCACGCAACCGCCTCCCCGTTATACAGAAGCACGACTGGTGAAAACGTTGGAAGAACTGGGTATCGGACGTCCGAGTACGTATGCACCGACACTAGAAACTATTCAGAAGCGTGGCTATGTCGCCATTGAAGAGAAGAAGTTCTTTCCTACAGAGCTGGGAGAACTGGTCATTGAGCAGATGGAGGAATTCTTTCCTGAAATTCTGAACGTGGAATTCACGGCCAATATGGAAGGTGATCTTGACCACGTAGAAGAAGGCGAAGGAGACTGGGTCAAGGTCTTGAGTGACTTTTACGAGTCGTTTGAGAAACGTCTGGAAGTGGCTGAGGAAGAAATGAAGGAAATTGAGATAAAGGATGAAGAGTCTGATGTCATTTGTGACAAATGCGGCAGCCCGATGGTGTATAAGCTCGGCCGCTTTGGTAAATTTCTAGCTTGCTCTGCGTTCCCGGATTGCCGCAATACGAAGCCGATTGTCAAGGATATCGGGATCAATTGTCCTACATGTGGTGAGGGCCATGTTGTGGAAAGACGGAGTAAAAAAGGACGTATCTTTTATGGGTGTGACCGTTATCCGGAATGCGATTTTGTATCCTGGGATAAACCGTCCATTAAGCCTTGTCCAAGCTGCGGTGGCTTAATGGTCGAAAAACGTACAAAACAGGGAACGAAGCTCAACTGTACCGTCTGCGATCACAGTGAAATGCTGGAAGATAGCGACGAGGGTGTAGAGACTTCATAAGAACAACAATAGCAGGGGGATTTAAACGTGAGTGAGCTACAAAAGGTAACGGTCATCGGAGCTGGTTTGGCGGGCAGCGAAGCTGCCTGGCAAATTGCAAGCCGTGGTGTGCCTGTTAAGTTATATGAAATGAGACCGATTGTTAAAACACCGGCGCATCATACAGATAAATTTGCCGAGCTGGTGTGCAGCAATTCTTTACGGGCTAACGGCTTGACTAACGCGGTAGGTGTGCTGAAGGAAGAAATGAGAATATTGAACTCCTTGATTTTGAATGCCGCAGATCGTCATGCTGTTCCGGCAGGTGGTGCGCTGGCGGTGGATCGAGATGGATTTTCCGGCTATATTACAGATACTCTTCATCAATATCCGCTTATTGAGGTTGTCAATGAGGAGCTTCAGGAAATTCCACAGGACGGGATCGTAGTCATTGCTACCGGGCCTTTAACTTCTCCGGCTTTGTCAGAACAGATTAAATCACTGATGGGAGAAGAGTATTTTTACTTTTACGATGCGGCGGCCCCGATTGTGGAGAAGGACTCTATCGACATGAATAAGGTTTATCTGGCTTCCCGCTATGATAAGGGAGAAGCAGCCTACTTGAACTGCCCGATGAATGAAGCGGAATTTGACGCTTTTTATGAGGCACTGATTACGGCTGAGGTGGCACAAGTTAAGGAATTCGAAAAAGAAATTTATTTTGAAGGCTGCATGCCCATTGAAGTGATGATGCAACGCGGTAAACAGACGGCATTGTTTGGGCCGATGAAACCAGTCGGTCTTGTGAACCCACATACAGGAGAGCTGCCATATGCCGTTGTGCAGCTTCGTCAGGATAATGCGGCGGGTACACTGTACAATCTGGTTGGCTTCCAGACTCATTTGAAATGGGGAGAGCAAAAGCGCGTATTTTCCATGATACCGGGCCTAGAGAATGCAGAGTTTGTACGTTATGGTGTAATGCATCGCAACACCTTTATCAATTCCCCACAGCAGCTTCATCCGACCTATCAGTTCAAAGGCAGAAATAATCTGTTTTTTGCCGGACAAATGACTGGAGTGGAGGGGTACGTAGAATCTGCTGCCTCAGGATTGCTGGCGGGGATGAATGCAGCGCGTACGGCGCGTGGACAAGAAATGTTTGTATTCCCTGCGGAAACGACACTCGGCAGTATGGCTCGTTACATCACAACAGCTGATTTCAAACATTTTCAGCCGATGAATGCGAACTTCGGTCTGCTGCCAAAGCTGGAAACGCGTATTCGCAACAAGAAGGAAAAGAACGAAGCGCTTGCTAACCGTGCGCTGGAAAGCTTGCGTGGTTATATCAACGAAGCGGAAGTTATGTCAGCCGAAGTACAGGCATAAGGATGAAGGAAAAGGAGGAGCGCGTTATGGATATGTCCTTTCATGCTACCACCATCTGTGCTGTACGCCACAATGGCAAGGGAGCTATTGCTGGTGATGGTCAGGTAACGTTCGGTAACAGTGTCGTCATGAAGCAAACGGCAAAAAAAGTACGCAGATTATACCGTGGTCAGGTGGTTGCAGGTTTTGCTGGTTCAGTGGCAGATGCCATCACATTGTTTGAAAAGTTTGAAAACAAGCTGGAGGAACATCACGGCAATCTTCAGCGGGCTGCGGTGGAACTGGCTAAAGACTGGCGGCAGGATCGTATCCTGCGTAAGCTAGAGGCTTTGATGATTGTTATGGATCAATCCGGAATGTTACTCATTTCCGGGGGCGGTGAAATTATTGAGCCGGACGATGATGTGCTTGCGATCGGCTCAGGCGGAAATTTTGCATTGGCGGCGGCGCGCGCATTCAAGCGTCATGGCTCCGGTATGGAGGCAAAGGATATGGCCCGGGAAGCGCTGGAGGTTGCCTCGGAAATATGCGTTTACACGAACAATCAGATTATCGTGGAAGAACTGTAAATCGGCTCTGAGTAATCAAGGGTGGAGGAGTGCAAAATGAATAATCAATCGTTGACGCCCAGACAAGTTGTATCCGAGCTGGATAAATATATTGTCGGACAGAAGCAGGCTAAAAAATCCGTTGCCGTTGCCTTGCGCAATCGTTATCGGCGCAGCAAGCTGCCGGATGATATCCGGGATGAAATTGTGCCCAAAAATATTCTGATGATCGGTCCGACGGGCGTGGGTAAAACCGAAATTGCACGCAGGCTGGCCCGACTCGTGGGAGCTCCTTTTGTTAAGGTAGAGGCGACTAAGTTCACAGAAGTGGGTTATGTCGGCCGGGATGTGGAATCCATGGTGCGTGACTTGATGGAAACCTCGATTCGCATCGTTAAAGCGGAGCGGACAGAGAATGTGAAGGACAAAGCCGAGGACATGGCGAATGAACGGATTGTCAGTATTCTTGTACCTGCAGAGAAATCAAATAAATCCCAACGTAACCCTTTTGAAATGCTGTTTGGCAATAACACCGGGAATTCGGTAGAGGAAGAACCCCCACAACAGGACACATCCTTGGCAGAGAAACGGCGTAAGGCTAAATTTGATCTATTGTCAGGCAAGCTTGAGGATGAAGTTATTGAGATTGATGTGGAGGACACCGCACCCAATATGCTGGATATGTTTGCTGGGCAGGGAAATGAGCAAATGGGCATGAATATGCAGGAAATGTTCGGAAGCTTTCTGCCAAAGCGGACCAAAAAGCGCAAGTTGCCGGTGAAGGAAGCCCGTAAGGTGCTCATTCAGGATGAGGCTGCCAAGCTGATCGACATGGATGATGTCATTCAGGAGTCCGTGAAGCGTGCTGAACAATCCGGTATCATTTTTATTGATGAAATCGACAAGATTGCCAGCCAGGGCAAGGGCAGTGGTCCTGATGTATCTAGAGAAGGTGTCCAGCGCGATATTTTGCCTATTGTCGAGGGTTCTACCATTATGACTAAATACGGCCCGGTAAGGACAGATTATATTCTGTTTATCGCCGCTGGAGCTTTTCATGTTGCTAAGCCTTCTGATCTGATCCCTGAGCTGCAGGGACGTTTTCCAATCCGTGTTGAACTGAGCAGTCTCACATTGGATGAATTTGTATCCATTTTGACAGAGCCTAAAAATGCGCTGACCAAGCAATACACGGATTTGCTTCGTACCGAAGAGATTGAAGTAGAATTTTCGGCGGAAGCCATCCGTGAAATTGCCAGCATTGCCGAGTCTGTAAACCGGAATACGGAAAACATCGGTGCGCGCCGCTTGCATACCATTTTGGAGAAGTTGTTGGAGGATTTGTCCTTCGAGGCTCCGGAGCTT
Proteins encoded:
- the topA gene encoding type I DNA topoisomerase, which translates into the protein MADSLVIVESPSKAKTIGKYLGSKYIVKASMGHIRDLPKSQIGVEVENDFNPKYITIRGKGSILKELKDARKKVKKVYLAADPDREGEAIAWHLAHALDLDDTADCRVVFNEITKQAVKDAFKTPRKINMDLVNAQQARRILDRLVGYKISPLLWKKVKKGLSAGRVQSVAVKIILDRENEINEFVPEEYWTITAKLAIKDSTFEAKFHQLRGEKKELSSEADVQEVLEAIGKSSYKVRDVKEKERLRNPSPPFTTSSLQQEAARKLNFRASKTMSVAQQLYEGVDLGKEGTVGLITYMRTDSTRIAVSAQEEAKEFIIQKYGEAFVPESPRQYSKKAANAQDAHEAIRPTSALRDPETVKPFMSRDQFRLYKLVWERFMASQMASAIMDTLSVDIEAGETIFRAAGSKVRFPGFMKVYVEGNDDGKTEEDKLLPPLKSGDKLKKESVEPKQHFTQPPPRYTEARLVKTLEELGIGRPSTYAPTLETIQKRGYVAIEEKKFFPTELGELVIEQMEEFFPEILNVEFTANMEGDLDHVEEGEGDWVKVLSDFYESFEKRLEVAEEEMKEIEIKDEESDVICDKCGSPMVYKLGRFGKFLACSAFPDCRNTKPIVKDIGINCPTCGEGHVVERRSKKGRIFYGCDRYPECDFVSWDKPSIKPCPSCGGLMVEKRTKQGTKLNCTVCDHSEMLEDSDEGVETS
- the trmFO gene encoding FADH(2)-oxidizing methylenetetrahydrofolate--tRNA-(uracil(54)-C(5))-methyltransferase TrmFO; protein product: MSELQKVTVIGAGLAGSEAAWQIASRGVPVKLYEMRPIVKTPAHHTDKFAELVCSNSLRANGLTNAVGVLKEEMRILNSLILNAADRHAVPAGGALAVDRDGFSGYITDTLHQYPLIEVVNEELQEIPQDGIVVIATGPLTSPALSEQIKSLMGEEYFYFYDAAAPIVEKDSIDMNKVYLASRYDKGEAAYLNCPMNEAEFDAFYEALITAEVAQVKEFEKEIYFEGCMPIEVMMQRGKQTALFGPMKPVGLVNPHTGELPYAVVQLRQDNAAGTLYNLVGFQTHLKWGEQKRVFSMIPGLENAEFVRYGVMHRNTFINSPQQLHPTYQFKGRNNLFFAGQMTGVEGYVESAASGLLAGMNAARTARGQEMFVFPAETTLGSMARYITTADFKHFQPMNANFGLLPKLETRIRNKKEKNEALANRALESLRGYINEAEVMSAEVQA
- the hslV gene encoding ATP-dependent protease subunit HslV, with amino-acid sequence MDMSFHATTICAVRHNGKGAIAGDGQVTFGNSVVMKQTAKKVRRLYRGQVVAGFAGSVADAITLFEKFENKLEEHHGNLQRAAVELAKDWRQDRILRKLEALMIVMDQSGMLLISGGGEIIEPDDDVLAIGSGGNFALAAARAFKRHGSGMEAKDMAREALEVASEICVYTNNQIIVEEL
- the hslU gene encoding ATP-dependent protease ATPase subunit HslU, coding for MNNQSLTPRQVVSELDKYIVGQKQAKKSVAVALRNRYRRSKLPDDIRDEIVPKNILMIGPTGVGKTEIARRLARLVGAPFVKVEATKFTEVGYVGRDVESMVRDLMETSIRIVKAERTENVKDKAEDMANERIVSILVPAEKSNKSQRNPFEMLFGNNTGNSVEEEPPQQDTSLAEKRRKAKFDLLSGKLEDEVIEIDVEDTAPNMLDMFAGQGNEQMGMNMQEMFGSFLPKRTKKRKLPVKEARKVLIQDEAAKLIDMDDVIQESVKRAEQSGIIFIDEIDKIASQGKGSGPDVSREGVQRDILPIVEGSTIMTKYGPVRTDYILFIAAGAFHVAKPSDLIPELQGRFPIRVELSSLTLDEFVSILTEPKNALTKQYTDLLRTEEIEVEFSAEAIREIASIAESVNRNTENIGARRLHTILEKLLEDLSFEAPELTLDRMIITPEYVREKLGDIAQNRDLSQYIL